One Mycolicibacterium crocinum DNA window includes the following coding sequences:
- a CDS encoding amino acid ABC transporter permease, whose product MSTASVLFDAPGPRARVRNRIISVVTIVIAALIVWAVVAKLASKGQLTAAKWQPFLTGNLWKTYVLPGVEGTLTAAGLSIVLALILGFLLGMGRLSHVGFIRWPSAVIVEFFRAVPVLIMMIFAYFLFALYDVFMSTHLALAGVVTGLTLYNGAVIAEIVRAGVNSLPRGQSEAAAALGLRWGQTMRSILLPQAITSMLPVLVSQLVVVLKDTAIGYQITFVEMVRQGTVVGSSYGNYIPALIVIALLMISANFALSVAATRLERRLRRSKRAGVPLQTQAALEPGD is encoded by the coding sequence ATGAGTACGGCCTCGGTTCTCTTCGACGCGCCGGGTCCGCGGGCGCGGGTCCGCAACCGGATCATCTCGGTTGTCACGATTGTCATTGCGGCGCTGATCGTTTGGGCGGTGGTCGCCAAGCTCGCCAGCAAGGGTCAGCTGACGGCGGCCAAGTGGCAGCCGTTCCTGACCGGCAACCTGTGGAAGACCTACGTGCTGCCGGGTGTTGAGGGCACGCTGACCGCCGCGGGGCTCTCGATCGTGCTGGCGCTGATTCTCGGCTTCCTGCTGGGGATGGGGCGACTGTCGCATGTCGGCTTCATCCGGTGGCCCTCGGCGGTGATCGTGGAGTTCTTCCGCGCCGTGCCGGTGCTCATCATGATGATCTTCGCGTACTTCCTGTTCGCCCTGTACGACGTGTTCATGTCCACGCATCTGGCGCTGGCCGGTGTGGTGACGGGTCTGACGCTCTACAACGGTGCGGTGATCGCCGAGATCGTCCGCGCCGGGGTGAACTCGCTGCCCCGTGGACAGAGCGAGGCCGCGGCCGCGCTGGGCTTGCGCTGGGGACAGACGATGCGGTCAATCCTGTTGCCGCAGGCCATCACATCGATGCTGCCGGTGCTGGTATCACAGTTGGTGGTCGTGCTGAAGGACACCGCGATCGGCTACCAGATCACCTTCGTCGAGATGGTCCGCCAGGGCACGGTCGTCGGGTCGAGTTACGGCAACTACATCCCCGCGCTGATCGTGATCGCCCTGTTGATGATCAGCGCGAACTTCGCGTTGTCGGTGGCGGCCACGCGCCTGGAGCGACGGCTGCGGCGCTCCAAGCGTGCGGGTGTCCCCCTGCAGACACAGGCGGCGTTGGAGCCGGGTGACTAG
- the recX gene encoding recombination regulator RecX — protein MTSSPPQSTSETRAEQAHALCLRLLTVRPRTRSELAGQMAKRGYPDDIAANELNRLAAVGLIDDADFAEQWVRSRRARAGKGKRALAAELRTKGVDDDVIASALDGIDAGAERQRAEELVEQKLRREKLDGDDDAKVMRRLVGMLARRGYNQSMAVAVVSEGLAAERERRRV, from the coding sequence ATGACGTCCTCCCCGCCCCAGTCGACTTCTGAGACCCGCGCGGAGCAGGCGCACGCATTGTGTTTGCGCCTGCTCACCGTGCGGCCGCGGACCCGATCCGAGCTCGCCGGCCAGATGGCCAAGCGGGGATATCCCGACGATATCGCCGCGAACGAACTCAACCGGCTGGCCGCCGTCGGCCTGATCGACGATGCGGACTTCGCCGAGCAGTGGGTTCGGTCCAGGCGGGCGCGAGCCGGAAAAGGTAAGCGCGCCTTGGCCGCCGAGCTGCGGACCAAGGGTGTCGACGACGACGTGATTGCTTCGGCGCTCGACGGTATCGACGCCGGTGCCGAGCGGCAACGCGCCGAGGAGTTGGTGGAGCAGAAGCTGCGCCGGGAGAAGTTGGACGGCGACGACGACGCCAAGGTGATGCGCAGGCTGGTCGGCATGCTGGCCCGGCGCGGCTACAACCAGAGCATGGCGGTGGCCGTGGTCAGTGAGGGGCTGGCAGCAGAACGGGAGCGCAGGCGGGTCTAG
- a CDS encoding amino acid ABC transporter permease translates to MEVFSEYRGQIFEAFWTTIQLTVFSAIGALILGTVLAAMRLAPVPMLNWLGTLYVNVVRNTPLTLIILFCSFGLAQTLGITLVDATSATSIEDSNFRLAVLGLTVYTASFVCETVRSGVNTVPLGQAEAARSLGFTFGQNLRMILLPQAFRSVIIPLGSVLIALTKNTTIASAIGVAEAALLMKGMIENTAALVTVGTIFALGFVILTLPLGLLFGWLGKRLAVAR, encoded by the coding sequence GTGGAGGTCTTCAGCGAGTATCGCGGCCAGATCTTCGAGGCGTTCTGGACCACGATTCAGCTCACGGTGTTCTCCGCGATCGGAGCGCTGATCCTCGGCACGGTGCTGGCCGCGATGCGGCTGGCACCGGTGCCGATGCTGAATTGGCTAGGCACCTTGTATGTCAACGTGGTGCGCAATACCCCGCTGACGCTGATCATCTTGTTCTGTTCGTTCGGACTGGCGCAGACGCTGGGCATCACGCTGGTGGACGCGACGTCGGCAACGTCGATCGAGGACAGTAACTTTCGACTCGCGGTGCTCGGGTTAACGGTCTACACCGCGTCGTTCGTGTGCGAGACGGTGCGTTCGGGGGTGAACACCGTGCCGCTGGGCCAGGCCGAGGCCGCGCGCTCGCTGGGCTTCACGTTCGGCCAGAACCTGCGAATGATCCTGCTGCCGCAGGCATTTCGGTCGGTGATCATTCCGCTCGGCTCGGTGTTGATCGCGCTGACCAAGAACACCACGATCGCTTCGGCGATCGGGGTGGCGGAAGCGGCGCTGCTGATGAAGGGGATGATCGAGAACACCGCGGCGCTGGTGACGGTGGGCACGATCTTCGCCCTGGGATTCGTGATCCTGACGCTGCCACTGGGCCTGCTGTTCGGGTGGTTGGGTAAGCGGCTGGCGGTGGCCCGATGA
- a CDS encoding DUF1254 domain-containing protein, which translates to MSTLSSDLRTLSYEAYIYFYPLVTMDISRLQTLNRTGVGAGPPNEFHHIREYPDADFRAVVRPNFDTLYSSAWLDLTQGPVILDVPDTDDRYFMLPLLDMWTDVFANPGKRTSGTGTQRYVIVGPGDTDDLPQDIPVIHAPTPYVWIIGRTQTNGPADYAAVHAVQDGYTLTPLAASTFVRDETYDVTTEPLRKVNAMAALDYLTYAADLLSVNPPHPTDFSILARLSGLGIETGKPFDAQRFSPEQRADIEAGAQDALAAITSSAPTLGTIVDGWMTLSEGMGVYGNAYLRRAVVTLVGLGANPPEDAVYPMLVTDADGHPLAGENDYVIHFDAGKLPPVDAFWSVTMYDAEGYQVANEIDRFAIGDRDALQYNADGSLDLYLQHSNPGPEKVSNWLPAPLGTLGVTMRLYAPRREAIAGTWHPPVVRKA; encoded by the coding sequence ATGAGCACGTTGTCGTCTGATCTGCGCACACTCAGTTATGAGGCCTACATCTACTTCTATCCATTGGTGACGATGGATATCTCGCGGCTGCAGACGTTGAACCGCACAGGGGTGGGTGCCGGCCCGCCCAACGAGTTTCACCACATCCGCGAATACCCCGACGCCGACTTCCGAGCGGTGGTGCGGCCCAACTTCGACACCCTGTACTCGTCGGCGTGGCTCGACCTGACCCAGGGACCGGTGATACTCGACGTTCCCGACACCGATGACCGGTATTTCATGCTTCCGCTGCTGGACATGTGGACCGATGTCTTCGCCAACCCCGGGAAGCGAACCTCCGGAACCGGGACGCAGCGGTACGTGATCGTCGGCCCCGGCGACACCGACGACCTGCCGCAGGACATTCCGGTCATCCACGCGCCCACGCCGTATGTGTGGATCATCGGCCGAACCCAAACCAACGGGCCGGCCGACTACGCGGCCGTGCACGCCGTGCAGGACGGCTACACCCTCACGCCGCTGGCAGCGTCGACGTTCGTCCGGGATGAGACCTACGACGTCACCACCGAGCCGCTGCGCAAGGTCAACGCGATGGCAGCGCTCGACTACCTCACCTACGCCGCGGACTTGCTGAGCGTGAATCCGCCACACCCGACCGACTTTTCGATCCTGGCCCGGCTGTCCGGCCTGGGCATCGAGACGGGTAAGCCGTTCGATGCGCAGCGGTTCTCCCCCGAGCAACGCGCCGACATCGAGGCCGGCGCCCAGGACGCACTGGCCGCCATCACGTCGTCGGCCCCGACGTTGGGCACCATCGTCGACGGGTGGATGACCCTGAGCGAGGGCATGGGCGTCTACGGCAATGCGTATCTGCGGCGAGCCGTCGTCACCCTGGTCGGGCTGGGAGCCAACCCTCCCGAAGACGCGGTGTATCCCATGCTGGTAACCGACGCCGACGGCCACCCGCTAGCCGGCGAGAACGATTACGTCATTCACTTCGATGCAGGCAAGCTGCCACCGGTGGATGCCTTCTGGTCGGTGACGATGTACGACGCCGAGGGTTACCAGGTCGCGAACGAGATCGATCGCTTCGCGATCGGTGATCGGGATGCGCTGCAGTACAACGCCGATGGTTCACTCGATCTGTACCTACAGCACAGCAACCCAGGCCCCGAGAAGGTGTCCAACTGGCTGCCCGCGCCGCTGGGGACGTTGGGCGTCACGATGCGGCTCTATGCCCCGCGTCGCGAGGCCATCGCCGGGACATGGCATCCGCCCGTGGTCCGGAAGGCCTGA